Proteins encoded within one genomic window of Pigmentiphaga sp. H8:
- a CDS encoding fimbrial protein, protein MQYANRAIVAAVLGVAASFSGAAQANDGTVTINGLVTAQTCEVSGNGGGPNFTVTLPTVSTSALATAGATAGRTPFNIALTNCTPDSGNVGVYFEPDATVDAVTGRLTNTANDGAKNVQVGLLNADHSDIRLGAQESGQNLQYVPVAGGSATLNYFAQYVATDKATAGAVTARSLYSIVYQ, encoded by the coding sequence ATGCAATACGCGAATCGGGCGATTGTCGCGGCTGTGCTGGGCGTTGCCGCCAGCTTCTCGGGCGCCGCGCAGGCCAACGACGGCACCGTCACCATCAACGGGCTGGTCACGGCCCAGACTTGCGAGGTCAGCGGCAACGGCGGCGGACCGAACTTCACGGTCACCCTGCCCACCGTGTCCACCAGCGCGCTGGCGACCGCGGGCGCGACGGCCGGCCGCACGCCGTTCAACATCGCCCTGACGAACTGCACCCCGGATTCGGGCAACGTCGGCGTGTACTTCGAGCCGGATGCGACGGTCGATGCCGTGACCGGACGTCTGACGAACACCGCCAACGACGGGGCGAAGAACGTGCAGGTGGGACTACTCAACGCCGACCATTCCGACATCCGCCTGGGCGCCCAGGAGTCGGGCCAGAACCTGCAGTACGTGCCGGTTGCCGGCGGTTCGGCCACGCTGAACTACTTCGCGCAATACGTCGCCACCGACAAGGCCACGGCCGGCGCGGTTACCGCCCGTTCGCTCTATTCCATCGTCTACCAATAA
- a CDS encoding fimbria/pilus periplasmic chaperone has translation MRRNHKWLAALAGMLVAGAAQAALVLGATRVIYPAGEREVTLRLDNQGSIPLLVQAWLDDGNANAVPDEAKAPFTLTPPLFRLDPSKGQTLRLIHTGEPLPTDRESLFWLNALEVPPVNADTGTNALQLAFRSRIKVFFRPGGLSGDVRDAPAGVTWSFARKPDGRYVVRGDNPTPYHITFSRIEAEAAGKTYRHDAGLMIAPLASGEFDIGTEAPGVDAPAEVRYTSINDYGAAVTDTYRGKP, from the coding sequence ATGCGACGCAATCACAAATGGCTGGCCGCCCTGGCCGGCATGCTCGTCGCCGGCGCCGCCCAGGCCGCGCTGGTGCTTGGCGCCACCCGGGTGATCTATCCGGCCGGCGAACGCGAAGTCACCCTCAGGTTGGACAACCAGGGCAGCATCCCCCTGCTGGTGCAGGCATGGCTGGACGACGGCAACGCGAATGCGGTCCCCGACGAGGCCAAGGCTCCCTTCACGCTGACGCCGCCGCTGTTCAGGCTGGATCCGTCCAAGGGCCAGACGCTGCGCCTGATCCATACGGGCGAGCCCCTGCCGACCGATCGCGAGTCGCTGTTCTGGCTCAATGCGCTGGAAGTGCCGCCGGTCAATGCCGATACGGGTACCAATGCGCTGCAACTGGCTTTCCGCTCGCGGATCAAGGTGTTCTTCCGCCCCGGCGGCCTGTCCGGGGACGTCAGGGACGCGCCCGCGGGCGTCACCTGGAGTTTCGCGCGCAAGCCGGATGGACGCTATGTCGTCCGCGGCGACAACCCCACGCCTTACCACATCACGTTCAGCCGCATCGAAGCCGAGGCGGCGGGCAAGACTTACCGGCATGACGCCGGCCTGATGATCGCGCCGCTTGCCAGCGGCGAGTTCGACATCGGCACCGAGGCGCCGGGCGTGGACGCGCCGGCCGAGGTCCGGTACACCTCCATCAATGATTACGGCGCCGCTGTAACGGACACCTATCGCGGCAAGCCATGA
- a CDS encoding fimbria/pilus outer membrane usher protein, whose amino-acid sequence MKARRFRSLASRVFPRVLATALMSAWQAPGSAATEPVEFDSRFLMRKPGQQVDVGRFARGDGVVPGDYTVDVYVNGDWLGRRLVRFDGPGDQAVPCVDEELLDQMNLTDAARTAARNAGQGACTQLGSLIGDASHTFDLSILRLDLSVPQAALRRSVQGYVDPRSWDGGVTSATLAYDLNTYRTRGAIDSSSTYLGLQAGLNLGNWHLRQRSMLNWQSAGGYRYQNIATYLQRDLPDLRGQLTLGDAFTEGIMFDSIGFRGVRLASDDRMLPSSLRGYAPLIRGIAQSNARVEVSQNGNKLYETSVAPGPFEINDLYATGYGGELTVRVTEADGRVHSFAVPYASVAQLLRPGAMRYSVAVGQARDALFTGKDMLVQATVQRGFTNLLTGYAGAVAMRDYQSGLAGLALNTRVGAFALDLTQARLDKAGVAGSSGSSARLSYSKFVPSTFTNLTLAAYRFSSSGFRSLRDALQARAPGEDGPRDFLAAGRRRSELQLTLNQHLGEKWGDLYLSGSSRDYWDRGGRTTQFQAGYNNRMRLFGTSVAYTIAASRQRDGVTGRMSNQIYASMSLPLGRSPQAPMLSLASTSGGPGGSMQQALLNGSALEDNSLSYGLSASRGQGGAMAGGNVQYRARAGTVSASLSRGSSYTQYAMGLRGAVVAHPGGVTLANDLGETVGIVEAKDAKGARVTNAPGVRVDGRGYAVIPYLTPYALNSVELDPKGLPLDVELSATRARIAPRANSVVMVRFATVAGRSAMVTVALPDGSHPPFGASVRDASGAEVGLVGQGGRALVRGVADTGSLDIRWGEQPDARCRLDYRLPERGQSSLSYFHLKAVCTMPEVSTALRP is encoded by the coding sequence ATGAAGGCACGCCGGTTCCGTTCGCTCGCATCCCGGGTGTTTCCCCGCGTGCTCGCCACGGCCTTGATGAGTGCCTGGCAGGCTCCCGGCAGCGCGGCCACCGAACCGGTCGAGTTCGACTCCCGCTTCCTGATGCGCAAGCCGGGCCAGCAGGTGGACGTGGGGCGTTTCGCGCGTGGCGACGGGGTCGTTCCCGGCGACTACACGGTCGACGTGTATGTGAACGGCGACTGGCTGGGCCGCCGGCTCGTGCGCTTCGATGGTCCCGGCGACCAGGCGGTGCCGTGCGTGGACGAGGAACTGCTGGACCAGATGAACCTGACCGACGCCGCGCGCACCGCGGCCAGGAACGCCGGGCAGGGCGCGTGCACGCAACTGGGAAGCCTGATCGGCGATGCCTCGCATACGTTCGATCTGTCCATCTTGCGCCTGGACCTGAGCGTGCCGCAGGCCGCGTTGCGTCGCTCGGTGCAGGGCTATGTCGATCCCCGCTCGTGGGACGGCGGCGTGACGTCGGCGACCCTGGCGTATGACCTGAACACTTATCGCACCCGGGGCGCCATCGACAGTTCCAGCACCTACCTCGGCCTGCAGGCCGGCCTGAACCTGGGCAACTGGCACCTGCGCCAGCGCTCCATGCTCAACTGGCAATCGGCGGGCGGGTACCGCTATCAGAACATCGCGACTTATCTGCAGCGCGACCTGCCGGACCTGCGCGGCCAGTTGACGCTGGGCGATGCGTTCACCGAGGGCATCATGTTCGACAGCATCGGCTTTCGGGGCGTGCGGCTGGCCAGCGACGACCGGATGCTGCCGAGTTCGCTGCGCGGCTATGCGCCCTTGATCCGGGGCATCGCCCAGTCGAACGCGCGGGTGGAAGTCAGCCAGAACGGCAACAAGCTGTACGAGACGTCGGTGGCGCCGGGCCCCTTCGAGATCAACGACCTGTACGCGACCGGTTATGGCGGCGAACTGACCGTCAGGGTCACCGAGGCGGACGGCCGCGTCCACAGCTTCGCCGTGCCGTATGCCTCGGTGGCGCAACTGCTGCGTCCCGGGGCCATGCGGTATTCGGTGGCGGTGGGCCAGGCGCGCGATGCGCTGTTCACCGGCAAGGACATGCTGGTGCAGGCCACGGTGCAGCGGGGCTTCACCAATCTGCTCACGGGCTATGCCGGCGCGGTGGCCATGCGCGACTACCAGTCCGGGCTGGCCGGCCTGGCCCTGAACACCCGCGTCGGCGCGTTCGCGCTGGACCTGACGCAGGCGCGGCTGGACAAGGCGGGCGTGGCCGGTTCGTCGGGGTCGAGCGCGCGGCTGAGCTACAGCAAGTTCGTGCCGTCGACCTTCACCAACCTGACGCTGGCGGCCTACCGGTTTTCCTCCAGCGGCTTTCGCAGCCTGCGCGATGCCTTGCAGGCGCGGGCGCCGGGCGAAGACGGCCCGCGCGATTTCCTGGCGGCGGGCCGCCGGCGCAGTGAACTGCAACTGACGCTGAACCAGCACCTGGGCGAGAAGTGGGGGGACCTGTACCTGTCCGGCTCGTCGCGCGACTACTGGGATCGCGGCGGCCGCACCACGCAGTTCCAGGCGGGCTACAACAACCGCATGCGTCTGTTCGGCACCAGCGTGGCCTATACCATCGCCGCGTCGCGGCAGCGCGACGGCGTTACCGGGCGCATGAGCAACCAGATCTATGCCAGCATGTCGCTGCCCTTGGGGCGCAGCCCGCAGGCGCCCATGCTGTCGCTGGCGTCGACCTCCGGCGGGCCGGGCGGCAGCATGCAGCAGGCCCTCCTCAATGGCTCGGCCCTGGAAGACAATTCGCTCAGCTACGGCCTGAGCGCCAGCCGCGGGCAGGGCGGGGCCATGGCCGGCGGCAATGTGCAGTACCGGGCGCGCGCCGGCACGGTATCGGCCAGCCTGAGCCGGGGTTCGTCCTACACGCAGTATGCGATGGGGCTCCGGGGCGCGGTGGTCGCGCATCCCGGCGGCGTGACGCTGGCGAACGATCTGGGCGAGACCGTGGGCATCGTCGAAGCCAAGGATGCCAAGGGAGCGCGTGTCACCAATGCGCCCGGCGTGCGCGTCGATGGACGCGGCTATGCCGTCATTCCCTACCTGACGCCCTATGCGCTGAACAGCGTGGAGCTCGATCCCAAGGGCTTGCCGCTGGACGTCGAACTGTCGGCCACCCGCGCCCGGATCGCCCCGCGCGCCAACTCGGTCGTCATGGTGCGCTTCGCCACCGTTGCCGGCCGTTCCGCGATGGTGACGGTGGCGCTGCCCGACGGCTCCCATCCGCCTTTCGGCGCCAGCGTCCGGGATGCCAGCGGAGCGGAAGTGGGCCTGGTGGGGCAGGGCGGCCGCGCGCTGGTGCGCGGCGTGGCCGACACCGGTTCGCTCGACATCCGTTGGGGCGAGCAGCCCGACGCCCGGTGCCGCCTCGACTATCGCCTGCCCGAGCGCGGCCAGTCGAGCCTTTCCTATTTCCATTTGAAGGCGGTGTGCACGATGCCCGAGGTATCCACCGCCCTGCGACCATGA
- a CDS encoding fimbrial protein, with protein sequence MKHSFLRRIRHPLRAAAGLAVLGAATLAGTPARGADGIAQAAPLNGSSYVITLSPSYTPQGDPPVGTILQDKEGAFVQTIILTRVRTCTVQKRMRVNGTLVPGMEKTYRTNVAGIGVRFYTTRGWAGGWELGPVDTNYYVPPSSRTTWRAAAELVVTGPVEGGTLITLPSLYVTMSDCYNNFLPFDITIAPGARIVSGTCLVTTPSVAVTLPPVNTRDFAGVGSTRGDTNLRIGLDCKRSADVYVTLTDATNPGNRGNLLTPAAGSTAEGVQLRLLHDGVPVAYGPDSAAAGNPNQWRLGATGSVAEVPLTAQYVATGTVKPGVVKGIATFTLSYQ encoded by the coding sequence ATGAAACATTCCTTCCTTCGCCGCATCCGCCATCCGCTACGCGCCGCGGCGGGACTGGCCGTGCTTGGCGCCGCGACGCTGGCCGGCACGCCCGCGCGGGGCGCCGACGGCATCGCGCAGGCTGCTCCCTTGAACGGGAGCAGCTATGTCATCACCCTGAGCCCGTCCTATACGCCGCAGGGCGACCCCCCGGTCGGTACCATCCTGCAGGATAAGGAGGGGGCGTTCGTCCAAACCATCATCCTGACCCGGGTCAGGACCTGCACGGTCCAGAAGCGAATGCGGGTGAACGGCACGCTGGTGCCGGGCATGGAGAAGACCTATCGCACCAACGTGGCCGGTATCGGGGTGCGCTTCTATACCACCCGGGGGTGGGCCGGCGGCTGGGAACTCGGTCCGGTCGACACCAACTACTACGTGCCGCCCTCCTCGCGCACGACGTGGCGGGCCGCCGCCGAACTGGTGGTGACCGGTCCCGTGGAGGGCGGCACGCTGATCACGCTCCCCAGTCTCTACGTCACGATGAGCGATTGCTACAACAACTTCCTTCCCTTCGACATCACCATCGCCCCCGGGGCGCGGATCGTGAGCGGGACCTGCCTCGTCACCACGCCGTCGGTGGCCGTGACCTTGCCGCCGGTCAACACGCGGGACTTTGCCGGCGTGGGGTCGACCCGTGGCGATACGAACCTGCGCATCGGCCTGGACTGCAAGCGGAGCGCGGATGTCTACGTCACGTTGACCGATGCCACCAATCCCGGCAACCGCGGCAACCTGCTGACGCCGGCGGCCGGCTCCACCGCCGAGGGCGTGCAGCTGCGCCTGCTGCACGACGGCGTGCCCGTCGCCTACGGCCCGGATTCCGCCGCCGCGGGCAACCCGAACCAATGGCGCCTGGGCGCCACGGGCAGCGTGGCCGAGGTGCCGCTGACGGCGCAGTACGTCGCCACCGGCACGGTCAAGCCCGGGGTCGTCAAGGGCATCGCCACGTTCACGTTGAGCTACCAGTAG
- a CDS encoding MFS transporter: protein METTASTPHRSDTAGQAIVLAAVCLAGLMMPLSFTGPAVATPAIARDLGGSPIALAWVVNAFVLAFGSFVLAAGTLADQYGRKRIFRLGVLGFTLLSAVTAFAPSLLVLDLLRGAQGIAAAMAMAGGAASLAQEFDGPARTRAFSLLGTTFGVGLAFGPLWSGLLIEHFGWRAIFLSGTGIGLLVLLAGVPRMRETRDPGARGIDAWGTAAFTAALCLLIFGIVTGPQYGWSSPAVLALLGGSVALLAAFVAVERRQVRPMLDLSLFRYRRFVGVQLLPLATAVCFVVLLILLPIGFIGVEGYSEIQAGLMMIPLSLPMAIVPFLAGMLARRYPAGALSAAGLVVAAAGLAWLAAIPLGQQSTAIVWPMLLIGVGTGLPWGLMDDLSVSVVPKERAGMATGIFSTMRLAGEAVALAAAAALLLALTQSGLAHVLHEPGTVAAIPALANDMAAGALGHAATQLGGEGRALLVAVYAESFSALLRVLAAVTLAGALAAWLLLRPGRAGVADRGPAATGSST, encoded by the coding sequence ATGGAAACGACCGCCTCCACTCCCCATCGTTCCGACACCGCCGGCCAGGCCATCGTCCTGGCCGCCGTCTGCCTGGCGGGGCTCATGATGCCGCTCAGCTTCACCGGTCCCGCCGTGGCCACCCCGGCCATCGCGCGGGACCTGGGCGGCAGCCCCATCGCCCTGGCCTGGGTCGTGAACGCCTTCGTGCTCGCGTTCGGCAGCTTCGTGCTGGCGGCCGGAACGCTGGCCGACCAGTATGGCCGCAAGCGCATCTTCCGTCTGGGGGTGCTGGGCTTCACCCTGCTGTCGGCCGTGACCGCCTTCGCTCCCAGCCTGCTGGTGCTGGACCTGCTGCGCGGCGCGCAAGGCATCGCGGCGGCGATGGCGATGGCAGGCGGCGCGGCCTCGCTGGCCCAGGAGTTCGACGGTCCGGCGCGCACGCGGGCCTTCAGCCTGCTGGGCACCACCTTCGGCGTCGGCCTGGCCTTCGGCCCGCTCTGGTCGGGCCTGCTGATCGAACACTTCGGCTGGCGGGCCATCTTCCTGTCGGGCACGGGCATCGGGCTGCTGGTGCTGCTCGCCGGCGTGCCGCGGATGCGCGAAACGCGCGATCCCGGTGCGCGCGGCATCGACGCCTGGGGAACCGCGGCCTTCACCGCCGCGCTGTGTCTGCTGATCTTCGGCATCGTGACCGGGCCCCAGTACGGCTGGTCGAGTCCGGCCGTGCTCGCGCTGCTGGGCGGATCGGTTGCCCTGCTGGCCGCATTCGTCGCCGTCGAGCGGCGGCAGGTCCGGCCCATGCTGGACCTGTCGCTGTTCCGCTACCGCCGCTTCGTCGGCGTGCAATTGCTGCCGCTCGCCACGGCGGTGTGCTTCGTCGTGCTGCTGATCCTCCTGCCCATCGGGTTCATCGGCGTCGAGGGCTATTCGGAAATCCAGGCCGGCCTGATGATGATCCCGCTGTCGCTGCCCATGGCCATCGTGCCGTTCCTGGCGGGGATGCTGGCGCGCAGGTACCCGGCGGGCGCGCTGTCCGCGGCGGGCCTGGTGGTGGCTGCCGCGGGCCTGGCATGGCTGGCCGCGATACCCTTGGGTCAGCAGTCCACGGCCATCGTCTGGCCCATGCTGCTGATCGGCGTGGGTACCGGCCTGCCCTGGGGACTGATGGACGACCTCTCGGTCAGCGTGGTGCCGAAGGAACGCGCCGGCATGGCCACCGGCATCTTCTCGACCATGCGGCTCGCGGGCGAGGCGGTCGCGCTGGCGGCCGCCGCGGCGCTGCTGCTGGCCCTGACGCAGTCGGGACTGGCGCATGTCCTGCACGAGCCGGGCACAGTGGCGGCCATCCCGGCCCTGGCCAACGATATGGCGGCGGGGGCATTGGGGCATGCGGCCACGCAATTGGGCGGTGAAGGGCGGGCACTGCTGGTGGCGGTGTACGCCGAATCCTTCAGCGCCTTGCTGCGGGTCCTGGCCGCGGTGACCCTGGCCGGGGCGCTGGCCGCCTGGCTGCTGCTCAGGCCCGGCCGGGCCGGCGTGGCCGACCGTGGCCCCGCCGCTACTGGTAGCTCAACGTGA
- a CDS encoding 3-oxoacyl-ACP reductase family protein: MSRLTGKVALVTGASRGIGAAIALRLAREGADVAITYASSPDKAEAVAGELRETGRRAVALRSDSAEPHAPAQAVARVVEEFGQLDILVSNAGIGYWKALEDFTIEEFDRVMAVNVRAAFTGAQAAAARMGQGGRIITIGSCNADRVPAPGSTLYAMSKSALIGLTKGMARDLGPRGITANLVQPGPIDTDMNPADGERADGLRALMALGHYGEGEDVAGLVAYLASAESRFITGTALTIDGGYNI, from the coding sequence ATGTCCCGATTGACAGGAAAAGTGGCCTTGGTAACCGGCGCGAGCCGTGGCATAGGCGCGGCCATCGCGTTGCGCCTGGCGCGCGAGGGCGCGGATGTGGCGATCACCTACGCCAGTTCGCCGGACAAGGCCGAGGCGGTGGCCGGCGAACTGCGCGAGACGGGCCGCCGCGCCGTGGCCCTGCGCAGCGACAGCGCCGAACCCCACGCTCCCGCGCAGGCGGTGGCGCGCGTGGTCGAGGAATTCGGCCAGCTCGACATCCTGGTCAGCAACGCCGGGATCGGCTACTGGAAGGCGCTGGAGGATTTCACCATCGAGGAATTCGACCGCGTGATGGCGGTGAACGTGCGCGCGGCCTTCACGGGCGCCCAGGCCGCGGCGGCGCGCATGGGGCAAGGCGGCCGCATCATCACGATCGGCAGTTGCAACGCCGATCGCGTGCCGGCCCCCGGCTCGACGCTCTATGCAATGAGCAAGTCGGCGCTGATCGGCCTGACCAAGGGCATGGCGCGCGACCTGGGCCCGCGCGGCATCACTGCCAACCTGGTCCAGCCCGGCCCGATCGACACCGACATGAATCCGGCCGACGGCGAACGCGCGGACGGCCTGCGCGCGCTGATGGCGCTGGGACACTACGGCGAAGGCGAGGACGTGGCGGGGCTGGTCGCCTATCTGGCAAGCGCCGAGAGCCGATTCATCACCGGTACCGCGCTGACCATAGACGGCGGCTACAACATCTGA
- a CDS encoding TetR/AcrR family transcriptional regulator, whose protein sequence is MAERGRPRGFDRDAALQRAMEVFWERGYEGTSLSDLTTAMGINAPSLYGAFGGKEALFREAVERYRHTDGGMTDVALREGKTARAAVEGMLMAAATALTLPGKPKGCFMVLGATNCTPANQGMAAFLRSHRLASTQHVRERLEQGVADGELSPEVDLDTLARYFTTVVQGMSLQARDGVKRGELERVARAAMAIWPA, encoded by the coding sequence ATGGCTGAACGGGGACGCCCGCGCGGCTTCGACCGCGACGCTGCCTTGCAGCGGGCAATGGAAGTTTTCTGGGAGCGTGGCTATGAAGGCACGTCGCTGTCGGATCTGACGACGGCGATGGGCATCAACGCGCCCAGCCTGTACGGGGCCTTCGGCGGCAAGGAGGCCTTGTTCCGGGAGGCCGTGGAACGCTACCGCCACACCGATGGCGGGATGACCGACGTGGCGCTGCGCGAGGGCAAGACCGCGCGGGCGGCGGTCGAAGGCATGCTGATGGCCGCCGCGACGGCGCTGACGCTGCCGGGCAAGCCCAAGGGATGCTTCATGGTGCTGGGGGCGACCAATTGCACGCCGGCCAATCAAGGCATGGCGGCTTTCCTGCGGAGCCATCGGCTGGCCTCGACCCAGCACGTGCGCGAACGCCTGGAGCAGGGCGTGGCCGATGGGGAGCTGTCGCCGGAGGTCGACCTGGACACCCTGGCCCGGTATTTCACGACGGTCGTGCAGGGGATGTCGCTGCAGGCCAGGGACGGCGTCAAGCGCGGGGAGCTGGAGCGGGTGGCCCGCGCGGCGATGGCGATCTGGCCCGCCTAG
- a CDS encoding molybdopterin cofactor-binding domain-containing protein: MNAPAVNRRQFLQAAGAVSAGLVLGFRIPVVQAAGAPARDPDDVNAWLRIATDGEVTIMVPSAELGQGVTTSAPMLVAEELECDWTRVRAELAPTDPVYANRIFKVQATSSSTSARWSFEPLRRIGATAREMLREAAAQTWKVPVAECLASQGLVRHTPSGRTLGYGELAARAAALPRPANVVLKEPRDWKLIGHSIDRLDIPEKTRGAATFGVDVKREGMLIGTIVACPAFGGKLAKVDAKPALAVRGVKHVVPLHDAVIVLGDSYWTARQGVLALEPEWRMPDGTPLDGDALMQGYREAARNATAEARRVGNPDQHLQGETVYSAEYEVPYLAHATMEPMNATADVRGGKAELWGPTQVCGEIAERLAPALGLPADRITVHSTLVGGGFGRREEFDVFTQAALASKAVGRPVKLIWSREEDIRHDFYRPAAAARLSATMAPGKDGNILALEARLSCSSIYIRNFTDRVKGGIDPKSVEGAVDLIYDLPHFAVRYAMVNTAIPVGFWRGVGYTQNTFFAESFIDELAARQQRDPLQFRLAMLASRPRHATLLRRLGEQAGWGKAAAGRFQGLAITEAWGSLCATMVELSVKDKQITLHRIVNAIDCGTVINPATVERQLEGASIWGLTAAMSGDITIRDGAVQQSNFHDYPLLYLSQVPPFEAVLAPSGERIGGVGESAVPTLAPALANALFAATGERIRSLPLSRHGYELV; this comes from the coding sequence ATGAACGCGCCCGCCGTCAATCGCCGCCAGTTCCTGCAGGCGGCCGGCGCCGTGTCGGCCGGACTGGTGCTGGGCTTTCGCATCCCCGTGGTCCAGGCCGCCGGCGCGCCCGCGCGCGACCCGGACGACGTCAACGCCTGGCTGCGCATCGCCACCGATGGCGAAGTCACCATCATGGTGCCGTCGGCCGAACTGGGCCAGGGCGTGACGACCTCCGCGCCCATGCTGGTCGCCGAGGAACTCGAATGCGACTGGACCCGCGTGCGGGCCGAACTGGCCCCCACCGACCCGGTCTACGCCAACCGCATCTTCAAGGTGCAGGCCACCTCCAGCAGCACCTCGGCCCGCTGGTCGTTCGAGCCGCTGCGGCGCATCGGCGCCACCGCCCGCGAGATGCTGCGCGAAGCCGCGGCGCAAACGTGGAAGGTGCCCGTGGCCGAATGCCTGGCCTCCCAGGGCCTGGTCCGCCACACGCCCAGCGGCCGCACGCTCGGCTACGGCGAACTGGCCGCGCGCGCGGCCGCCCTGCCCCGCCCGGCCAACGTGGTCCTGAAGGAACCGCGCGACTGGAAACTGATCGGCCATTCGATCGACCGCCTCGACATCCCCGAGAAGACGCGCGGCGCCGCGACCTTCGGCGTGGACGTCAAGCGCGAGGGCATGCTGATCGGCACCATCGTGGCCTGCCCCGCGTTCGGCGGCAAGCTGGCCAAGGTCGATGCCAAGCCGGCCCTGGCGGTGCGCGGCGTCAAGCACGTGGTCCCGCTGCATGACGCGGTGATCGTACTGGGCGACAGCTACTGGACCGCGCGCCAGGGCGTGCTCGCCCTCGAGCCCGAATGGCGGATGCCGGACGGCACGCCGCTGGACGGCGACGCGTTGATGCAGGGCTACCGCGAAGCGGCGCGCAACGCGACGGCCGAGGCGCGGCGTGTCGGCAACCCCGACCAACACCTGCAAGGCGAGACCGTCTACAGCGCCGAGTACGAGGTGCCGTACCTGGCACACGCCACCATGGAACCCATGAACGCCACCGCCGACGTGCGCGGCGGCAAGGCCGAGCTGTGGGGCCCCACCCAGGTCTGCGGCGAGATCGCCGAACGCCTGGCACCGGCGCTGGGACTGCCCGCCGACCGCATCACCGTGCACTCGACCCTGGTGGGCGGCGGCTTCGGCCGGCGCGAGGAATTCGACGTCTTCACCCAGGCCGCGCTGGCCTCCAAGGCGGTGGGCCGTCCGGTCAAGCTGATCTGGTCGCGCGAGGAAGACATCCGCCACGACTTCTACCGCCCCGCCGCCGCGGCCCGCCTGAGCGCCACCATGGCTCCCGGCAAGGACGGCAACATCCTGGCGCTGGAGGCCCGGCTGTCCTGCTCGTCGATCTACATCCGCAACTTCACCGACCGGGTCAAGGGCGGCATCGATCCCAAGTCGGTCGAAGGCGCGGTCGACCTGATCTACGACCTGCCCCACTTCGCCGTGCGCTATGCGATGGTCAACACGGCGATACCGGTGGGCTTCTGGCGCGGGGTGGGCTACACGCAGAACACCTTCTTCGCCGAAAGCTTCATCGACGAACTGGCCGCGCGCCAGCAGCGCGACCCGCTGCAATTCCGGCTCGCCATGCTGGCCAGCCGTCCTCGCCACGCCACGCTGCTGCGCAGGCTGGGCGAGCAGGCGGGCTGGGGCAAGGCCGCCGCCGGGCGCTTCCAGGGCCTGGCGATCACCGAGGCCTGGGGCTCGCTGTGCGCCACGATGGTGGAGCTGTCGGTGAAGGACAAGCAAATCACGCTGCACCGCATCGTCAACGCCATCGACTGCGGCACCGTCATCAACCCCGCCACGGTGGAACGCCAGCTCGAAGGCGCCAGCATCTGGGGCCTGACCGCCGCCATGTCGGGCGACATCACCATCCGCGACGGCGCCGTGCAGCAGTCGAACTTCCACGACTATCCGCTGCTGTACCTGTCGCAGGTGCCGCCGTTCGAGGCCGTGCTGGCCCCCAGCGGCGAGCGCATCGGCGGCGTGGGCGAATCGGCGGTGCCGACGCTGGCGCCGGCGCTGGCCAATGCGCTGTTCGCCGCCACGGGCGAACGCATCCGGTCGTTGCCGCTGTCGCGGCACGGGTACGAACTGGTGTAG
- a CDS encoding (2Fe-2S)-binding protein, whose translation MKLQLKVNGEPLAVDADGDMPLLWVLRDYLGYTGTKFGCGMGLCGACTVHVDGKATRSCVTPVGTVLDADITTIEGLSKDGTHPVQAAWIAEQVPQCGYCQSGMIMAACALLKENPTPTRQDIHDGISNLCRCGTYPRVERAILRVAAATNGGQS comes from the coding sequence ATGAAATTGCAGCTCAAGGTCAACGGCGAGCCCCTCGCCGTCGACGCCGACGGCGACATGCCCCTGCTGTGGGTACTGCGCGACTACCTTGGCTATACCGGCACCAAGTTCGGTTGCGGCATGGGCCTGTGCGGCGCCTGTACGGTGCACGTCGACGGCAAGGCCACGCGGTCGTGCGTCACGCCGGTCGGCACCGTGCTGGACGCCGACATCACCACCATCGAAGGCCTGTCCAAGGACGGCACGCATCCCGTGCAGGCGGCGTGGATCGCCGAGCAGGTCCCCCAATGCGGATATTGCCAGTCGGGCATGATCATGGCCGCCTGCGCCCTGCTGAAGGAAAACCCCACGCCCACGCGCCAGGACATCCACGACGGCATCAGCAACCTGTGCCGCTGCGGCACCTATCCGCGCGTCGAGCGCGCCATCCTGCGCGTGGCCGCGGCCACCAACGGGGGCCAATCATGA